From a region of the Coleofasciculaceae cyanobacterium genome:
- a CDS encoding IS6 family transposase, giving the protein MVRSQPFKWRHFQAEIILLNVRWYCRYPISYRNLEEMMLKRGLEVDHSTINRWVLDYAPELERRCRPHLKSTNDSWRVDETYVKVK; this is encoded by the coding sequence ATGGTTCGATCTCAACCCTTCAAATGGCGACATTTTCAAGCAGAAATTATCTTACTTAACGTGCGTTGGTATTGCCGTTATCCCATTAGCTACAGGAATTTGGAGGAAATGATGCTAAAGAGAGGACTTGAAGTTGACCATAGCACCATTAATCGTTGGGTACTTGATTATGCCCCAGAATTAGAGCGGCGTTGTCGCCCTCATCTCAAGTCTACTAATGATTCTTGGCGTGTGGACGAGACTTATGTGAAGGTCAAGA